One window of Paenibacillus sp. FSL K6-3182 genomic DNA carries:
- a CDS encoding DUF5590 domain-containing protein: MTLKRWLLLITAFLLLLLTVSFIYFREVQSPEWTAINAAKQQATKAADLTEIEKVHHHIWQKNSWVVEGINQQDEHVYVWLTEKQQPVIMKATEGISEKSLKEDFISKRPLAEIKRIQPGLLDDKTVWEIYYNDGEKPDHYRYDFYRFDDGAFIDSYTLPAKTGP, encoded by the coding sequence AGCGATGGTTATTGTTAATTACAGCATTCCTCTTGCTGCTTCTAACCGTTTCTTTTATCTATTTCCGTGAAGTTCAGTCGCCTGAGTGGACAGCAATTAATGCGGCGAAGCAACAAGCGACTAAAGCAGCTGATCTTACGGAGATAGAAAAGGTACATCATCATATATGGCAAAAAAACAGTTGGGTCGTTGAAGGCATTAATCAACAGGATGAACATGTATATGTATGGCTGACTGAGAAGCAACAACCAGTTATCATGAAAGCGACGGAAGGCATTTCTGAGAAGTCACTCAAAGAAGATTTCATCAGCAAGAGACCATTGGCAGAAATAAAGAGAATTCAGCCGGGTCTGCTTGATGACAAAACGGTGTGGGAGATCTATTATAATGACGGTGAAAAGCCTGATCATTACCGATATGATTTCTACCGTTTTGATGATGGTGCATTTATTGATTCTTATACGTTACCAGCAAAAACGGGGCCATAA